From a region of the Tubulanus polymorphus unplaced genomic scaffold, tnTubPoly1.2 scaffold_73, whole genome shotgun sequence genome:
- the LOC141914678 gene encoding ATP-dependent DNA helicase Q4-like, with product MATTKSDFLTVKKKLKDWENKFSLENKVKPRKEDIKNAPTDIKDLYRRFNELKKSHEQIQQKQQDDLWNSANQKQSPVTATGAAHTGAAARGAARGAARGAARGAAAAASFSEKLRKNLMKVSLANSTGKIKKTCMKLSKKENEENKDEMENDFAAEATLKSNDDIFKKALSLSKKTEIHQKIATQEKDVISYKRNEADQLLKTIQIISGNKTEVCVPSSLTQHCDIQLIPPQTESTRVPPQTESTRVPPQTESTRVPPQTESTRVPQQTESTRVPQQTESTRVPQQTESTRVPPQTESTRVPQQTESTRVPQQTESTRVPQQTESTRVPPQTESTRVPQQTESTRVPPQTESTRVPQQTESTRVPPQTESTRVPQQTDRVPPQSESLSESKSTISEILSIESSQPGNCHTNYEINQLKTQVDDYDVPDGFWEDEFPAASSENKQKTFLAEQLINSMKLDTKTDNERKEESFIKRGQRKRKAVSGSKEERVQKRQRKRTLDESEDDQQEVVWNNEEMEYETEEESLAVNHIDSSANQMTSSNTSRKSNNKKMNDNFVRLNMKLKTYRRKGQSITGSKYKRQQWKNRMKARSNDFGRDKCFKCGESGHWANKCTNQRKKQKEEDEEDLENEQPFKDEDFLSLRDTALMVAGVQSASGSGVQTTTGATSGVQSEENKKPGTDAESADVEPSVVEPAVVERGDVELDEDDIEDYIIRTKFINQKPPEPVKPLYPLNELGEIQVPMKEVKRVLNQFGFDSFRPGQEEAVKRILSGLSTLVVLSTGAGKSLCYQLPAYMYATYTQSITLVISPLVSLMEDQVTGLPPGVNGACLHTNMTPAQREKVVNNLKEGNIHFLLLSPEALVGGGSRSSGCLPPFSQLPPIAFACIDEAHCVSEWSHHFRPSYLRVCRVLKERLGVNCILGLTATATLTTAASVAQHLGIVNYERSMIRGAPVPLNLTLSVSRDEDKEQALLNLLQGERFTSCDSIIIYCTRREQTERLATVIRTCLKDLPSTQKEMDVKTKTKTKNKKSKGDWYAESYHAGMPAPRRRRIQNSFMSGKLRIVVATVAFGMGLDKPDVRAVIHYNMPKSFESYVQEIGRAGRDGNTSHCHVFLDPQGDDMCELKRHTYANTVDRYTIKKLLKHVFPPCSCHRKHSTADTERSCQGHERAIPIDKTVQQLDMKSEGISTLLCYLELHSKQWIDNLQPVYGICSLKCYGGVQLFRQIAKKCPPVAAAIAIDKKRGVSHVKSSGIEFEVVRVSDKMGWDSGLVKRQLKNLQWNQTESGYRKSGVIVEFTDLSYHLRSPGDLNDDELDEILQFLDGRVQMQEKTEIDQLQKIHAAFKSISFKNYWLCSEDVDISRSDKLKQILIEYFEKQPDIDISQITKLSFAREIDDSQHTNILDEKVECCNESQIRADIRGFINLYSNDHTFTGRSIARIFHGIASPCFPAEIWGRVRRYWRSHLNTDFNILRKIATQECVRMK from the exons actgggaaaataaattctctttagaaaataaagttaAACCAAGAAAA gAGGACATAAAAAATGCACCAACAGATATAAAAG atttgtACCGTCGTTTTAATGAGTTAAAGAAATCTCATGAACAAATACAGCAAAAACAGCAG gATGATTTGTGGAATTCAGCGAATCAAAAACAATCTCCAGTCACAGCCACAGGAGCAGCTCACACAGGAGCAGCAGCTCGAGGAGCAGCTCGAGGAGCAGCTCGAGGAGCAGCTCGAggagcagcagctgcagcttCATTCTCTGAAAAACTACGCAAAAATCTCATGAAAGTATCACTGGCTAATTCTACTGGGAAG ataaagAAAACTTGCATGAAATTATCGAAAAAAGAGAATGAGGagaataaagatgaaatggAGAATGATTTCGCTGCAGAGGCAACACTGAAAagtaatgatgatatttttaaGAAAGCTCTAAGTTTAAGTAAAAAGACTGAAATCCATCAAAAAATTGCAACTCAAGAGAAAGATGTGATCAGTTACAAACGCAATGAGGCTGATCaacttttaaaaactattcaaATTATTTCTGGTAATAAAACAGAAGTTTGTGTTCCGAGCAGTTTAACACAACACTGTGACATACAACTTATACCACCGCAAACTGAGAGTACACGAGTACCACCGCAAACTGAGAGTACACGAGTACCACCGCAAACTGAGAGTACACGAGTACCACCGCAAACTGAGAGTACACGAGTACCACAGCAAACTGAGAGTACACGAGTACCACAGCAAACTGAGAGTACACGAGTACCACAGCAAACTGAGAGTACACGAGTACCACCGCAAACTGAGAGTACACGAGTACCACAGCAAACTGAGAGTACACGAGTACCACAGCAAACTGAGAGTACACGAGTACCACAGCAAACTGAGAGTACACGAGTACCACCGCAAACTGAGAGTACACGAGTACCACAGCAAACTGAGAGTACACGAGTACCACCGCAAACTGAGAGTACACGAGTACCACAGCAAACTGAGAGTACACGAGTACCACCGCAAACTGAGAGTACACGAGTACCACAGCAAACTGACAGAGTACCACCGCAAAGTGAGAGTTTAAGTGAATCTAAAAGTACAATCAGTGAAATTCTGTCCATTGAATCAAGCCAACCAGGAAATTGTCATactaattatgaaataaatcagttaAAAACACAGGTAGATGATTACGACGTTCCTGATGGATTCTGGGAAGATGAATTCCCAGCCGCGAGTTCAGAAAATAAACAGAAAACTTTCCTGGCAGAACAGCTCATAAACAGCATGAAACTAGATACTAAAACTGACAATGAGAGGAAGGAGGAAAGCTTTATTAAACGTGGTCAGAGAAAGAGGAAAGCTGTGAGTGGAAGTAAAGAGGAAAGAGTTCAGAAAAGACAACGGAAGAGAACGTTAGATGAAAGTGAAGATGATCAACAGGAAGTTGTCTGGAATAATGAG GAGATGGAATATGAAACGGAGGAGGAGTCATTAGCTGTCAATCATATTGATTCATCTGCCAATCAAATGACTTCATCAAATACAAGCAGAAAATCGAACAATAAAAA GATGAATGATAATTTTGTGCGTTTAAATATGAAACTGAAAACGTATCGAAGGAAAGGTCAATCAATAACTGGATCGAAATATAAACGACAACAATGGAAGAATCGTATGAAAGCAAGAAGTAATGATTTCGGTCGCGATAAATGTTTTAAATGCGGTGAATCGGGACATTGGGCGAATAAATGTACGAATCAACGTAAAAAACAGAAAGAGGAAGATGAGGAGGATTTAGAGAATGAACAGCCGTTTAAAGATGAAGATTTCCTTTCATTAAGAGATACTGCTTTAATGGTCGCAGGAGTTCAATCTGCTTCAGGATCAGGAGTTCAAACAACTACTGGAGCTACATCAGGAGTTCAATCAG aagaaaacaaaaaaccaGGGACTGATGCGGAATCAGCTGATGTGGAACCTTCTGTTGTGGAACCTGCTGTTGTGGAACGAGGtgatgtggaactggatgaaGATGACATTGAAGATTATATTATTAGAACAAAGTTCATAAATCAGAAACCACCGGAGCCTGTAAAACCACTTTATCCACTTAATGAGCTCGGAGAAATACAAG TTCCTATGAAAGAAGTGAAGCGAGTATTGAATCAGTTTGGATTTGATTCATTCCGTCCCGGTCAGGAAGAGGCAGTTAAGAGAATCCTATCAGGTTTATCCACCCTCGTTGTTTTATCCACTGGAGCGGGTAAATCACTGTGTTATCAGTTACCCGCCTACATGTACGCCACCTATACACAATCTATTACACTAGTCATTTCACCACTAGTTTCATTGATGGAGGATCAG gTGACAGGTCTGCCCCCTGGTGTTAACGGCGCGTGTTTACACACTAATATGACTCCCGCTCAACGTGAGAAAGTAGTGAATAATCTAAAAGAAGGAAATATCCATTTTTTACTGTTATCCCCGGAGGCGCTAGTCGGAGGAGGAAGTCGTAGTTCTGGATGTTTACCTCCGTTCTCTCAGTTACCTCCGATTGCATTCGCTTGTATCGATGAAGCTCATTGCGTGTCTGAATGGTCGCATCATTTCCGTCCGTCTTATCTAAGAGTGTGTCGG GTATTGAAGGAAAGATTAGGCGTGAATTGTATTCTAGGATTAACTGCTACTGCTACGTTAACTACCGCCGCTAGTGTCGCTCAACATTTAGGAATAGTTAATTATGAACGGTCTATGATTCGAGGGGCTCCGGTTCCGTTAAATCTGACTCTATCGGTTTCTAGAGACGAGGATAAAGAACAG GCTTTATTAAATCTGTTACAAGGTGAAAGATTTACGTCATGTGACTCAATAATTATATATTGTACACGAAGAGAACAGACGGAGCGCCTAGCAACCGTTATTAGAACGTGTTTAAAAGATCTTCCATCTACACAGAAAGAAATGGACGTTAAAACTAAAACCAAAACTAAGAACAAGAAAA GTAAAGGTGACTGGTACGCTGAGAGTTATCACGCTGGAATGCCAGCCCCTCGCAGACGACGcattcaaaattcattcatgTCCGGTAAATTACGTATCGTCGTGGCAACAGTAGCGTTTGGAATGGGTTTAGATAAACCGGATGTTCGAGCCGTTATTCATTACAACATGCCGAAAAGTTTTGAAAGTTACGTTCAAGAGATCGGTCGCGCCGGTCGTGATGGTAACACTTCTCATTGTCACGTATTCTTAGATCCGCAG GGTGATGATATGTGTGAATTGAAGCGTCATACATATGCTAACACTGTCGATAGATACACGATTAAAAAACTACTGAAACACGTTTTTCCACCTTGTTCCTGCCATCGCAAACATTCTACTGCCGATACTGAAAGGTCGTGTCAAGGTCATGAAAGAGCTATACCTATTGATAAAACAGTTCAACAGTTAGATATGAAATCAGAAG GTATCAGTACGCTGTTGTGTTATTTAGAATTACATTCTAAACAATGGATCGATAATCTACAACCTGTTTACGGTATTTGTTCTTTAAAGTGTTACGGAGGAGTTCAACTTTTCCGTCAAATCGCTAAAAAG TGTCCCCCGGTTGCTGCGGCGATAGCTATAGATAAGAAACGAGGAGTCAGCCACGTTAAGAGCAGCGGAATAGAATTTGAAGTGGTTCGAGTCAGTGATAAAATGGGTTGGGATTCAGGATTAGTGAAACGACAACTGAAAAACTTACAGTGGAATCAAACTG AATCTGGATATCGTAAAAGTGGAGTGATAGTTGAATTCACTGATCTCAGCTATCACCTACGTTCACCGGGAGATTTAAACGATGATGAGTTAGATGAAATATTACAGTTTCTCGACGGTCGAGTTCAAATGCaagaaaaaactgaaatcgatcaattacaaaaaatACACGCAGCGTTCAAAAG CATTTCATTTAAGAATTATTGGTTGTGTTCGGAAGATGTTGATATAAGTCGAAGCGATAAATTAAAACAGATTCTCATCGAATATTTCGAGAAACAGCCGGATATCGATATTTCACAAATCACTAAATTATCATTCGCTcgagaaattgatgattcacaacatacaaatattttagatgaaaag GTTGAATGTTGTAATGAATCTCAGATTCGTGCTGATATTCGAGGATTTATAAACCTATATTCGAATGATCACACATTTACTGGCAGGTCAATCGCTCGGATATTTCATGGAATCGCTAGTCCGTGTTTCCCTGCTGAAATCTGGGGTCGCGTTCGTCGCTATTGGAGATCACATCTCAACACTGACTTCAATATTCTCCGTAAAATCGCCACTCAGGAATGTGTTCGAATGAAATAA
- the LOC141914679 gene encoding EKC/KEOPS complex subunit TP53RK-like, whose amino-acid sequence MCSVQQQQQQQQVTGGVLMKQGAEAKIYSGSFYGNAVIIKERFSKTYRHPTLDKTLTLTRTRSEIRSMMRCRAHGIPTPALYLVDLQSYKIYMEFISDSMTVRDFIRKQLKSPQFIDKLKPIAENIGRNIAKMHENNIIHGDLTTSNILLKSNNIDVVFIDFGLSYIENLTEDKGVDLYVLERAFLSTHPNTEEIFDCILNSYISYNPQTANEVIKKLNEVRMRGRKRTMIG is encoded by the exons ATGTGTTCagtacagcagcagcagcagcagcagcaggttaCCGGTGGTGTATTGATGAAACAAGGAGCCGAAGCTAAGATTTACTCCGGTTCATTCTATGGGAATGCCGTGATAATCAAAGaaagattttctaaaacgtaTCGACATCCAACGTTGGATAaaactttaactttaactcgaACTAGATCAGAAATTAGATCAATGATGAGATGCAGAGCTCACG GTATTCCCACGCCGGCTTTATACTTGGTCGATCTTCAATCTTACAAGATTTATATGGAATTCATCTCGGATTCGATGACAGTTCGAGATTTTATACGAAAACAGTTGAAGTCGCCGCAATTTATCGATAAACTGAAACCAATCGCAGAAAATATAGGACGAAATATCGCGAAAATGCACGAAAACAACATCATTCACGGAGATCTTACAACATCAAACATTTTACTCAAGTCTAATAATATCGATGTAGTATTTATAGATTTTGGTTTGagttatattgaaaatctaacaGAAGATAAAGGTGTCGATTTATACGTATTAGAACGTGCATTTTTAAGCACTCATCCAAacactgaagaaatattcgaTTGTATTTTAAACAGTTATATCTCATATAATCCTCAAACTGCAAATGAAGTCATTAAAAAACTCAATGAAGTTCGAATGAGAGGAAGAAAAAGAACAATGATTGGATGA
- the LOC141914681 gene encoding ganglioside-induced differentiation-associated protein 1-like, producing the protein MHFAGDSASNTVKYVQLADFSIHYQPFDVDSQKVLLGLEELGLLCGHMNIIHGWSRYDCDYLSFVTDGKIPVLFDGAHLISDTQTILHHIDNTAAACNSAEASYQQQQQQIQQVQRRLFPESHTIEGQRVKHFTELLENISLELIQYGSIKHPSAGAQSGAERKQLRRLMSNCAFKKIKGFYDNRRQKLEFYREKNPEFEQIYEKLIKNVKKINGDCENCDKLLKHLEILQKVFDEIEKELQHRQKEFEDREFWLITGFITNADLSLAVVLSTLHLFGFSSNFWSREKRPFLNRYFNKLYKRRSFYNSCIWPYTRRGAVLMFIRRRPTIVISLFTGFTILSTIAITYLWYYSS; encoded by the exons ATGCATTTTGCGGGTGACTCCGCATCGAACACTGTGAAATACGTTCAATTAGCTGATTTTTCCATACATTATCAACCTTTTGATGTCGATTCTCAAAAG GTACTACTCGGTTTAGAAGAGCTCGGGTTACTGTGTGGTCATATGAATATTATACACGGTTGGAGTCGCTATGATTGTGATTATTTGAGTTTTGTAACTGATGGTAAAATTCCCGTGTTATTTGACGGAGCTCATCTTATATCAGATACTCAAACTATTCTACATCACATTGATAATACTGCAGCTGCCTGTAATAGTGCAG aGGCAAGCTAtcaacagcagcaacagcagatACAGCAGGTGCAGCGTAGATTATTTCCAGAAAGTCACACAATCGAAGGTCAAAGAGTGAAACATTTCACTGAATTATTAgagaatatttcattagaattaatacaatatgGATCAATAAAACACCCTTCAGCAGGTGCGCAATCAGGTGCAGAACGAAAGCAGCTGCGTAGACTGATGTCAAACTgtgcatttaaaaaaatcaaag gttttTACGACAATCGACGACAGAAATTAGAATTTTATCGCGAAAAGAATCCGGAATTTGAACAAATTTACGAAAAACTCATTAAAAACGTGAAAAAAATCAACGGCGATTGCGAAAATTGTGataaacttttaaaacatCTAGAAATTCTACAAAAAGTTTTCGATGAAATAGAAAAGGAATTACAACATAGACAAAAAG AGTTTGAAGATCGTGAATTTTGGTTAATCACTGGTTTTATCACAAACGCTGATTTATCTCTTGCCGTTGTTTTATCAACTCTTCATTTATTCGGATTTTCATCGAATTTTTGGTCGCGGGAAAAACGACCGTTTCTGaatagatatttcaacaaG TTGTATAAACGCAGGTCGTTCTATAACTCATGTATTTGGCCTTATACTCGTCGCGGTGCTGTTCTGATGTTTATACGGAGAAGGCCGACTAttgttatttcattgtttactGGTTTCACTATTCTATCTACTATCGCTATTACTTATTTATGGTATTATTCTAGTTGA
- the LOC141914680 gene encoding acyl-coenzyme A diphosphatase FITM2-like, which produces MSGPVRKFSLRKSTNLRENQRENATGNEEKKKRIVGGAEPWNIYSFITMFIFYLCKKSLFMETSVKLGIYLILVCCGSVVFDVFRFPKTYFSDKNNALNQYFVKLSWGWTSILVAIFIYLTSFVYCCGNVYKITRHLSRLLVGTASWYFWTQIVFHKVEQATGMCSNTQITNKILCVKSKFNWFGFDLSGHTFLLIHCLLIISEEVKPLKKWDKIRNFIFEEEKEMKNLNESELIVLKDSFNQFTIYIRILFIILTLLLLLWELMLIATVVYFHNMPQKLIAALIAVCNWFITYHIWFYCDLSPGRPGDLGIRYQHIK; this is translated from the coding sequence ATGTCTGGGCCCGTGAGAAAGTTTTCTTTGAGAAAATCGACAAATTTACGAGAAAATCAGCGCGAGAATGCGACTGGAAACGAAGAGAAGAAAAAGCGTATTGTAGGCGGAGCAGAACCGTggaatatttacagttttaTTACGAtgtttatattctatttatgCAAAAAGTCGCTGTTTATGGAAACATCTGTAAAACTGGGAATTTATCTGATATTAGTTTGTTGTGGTTCAGTTGTATTCGACGTATTTCGATTCCCGAAAACTTACTTTTCCGATAAAAATAACGCGTTAAATCAGTATTTCGTGAAGTTGAGTTGGGGCTGGACGAGTATCCTAGTAGCGATCTTCATCTATTTGACCAGTTTCGTTTATTGTTGCGGAAATGTTTACAAAATAACGCGTCATCTGTCGAGACTATTAGTCGGAACGGCGTCCTGGTATTTCTGGACTCAAATCGTATTTCATAAAGTGGAACAAGCCACAGGAATGTGCTCAAATACACAAATCACCAACAAGATTTTATGCGTTAAAAGTAAATTTAACTGGTTCGGTTTCGATTTATCGGGACACACATTTTTACTGATTCACTGTTTATTGATAATATCAGAGGAAGTAAAACCGCTGAAAAAATGGGACAAAATCAGAAACTTTATATTtgaagaagagaaagaaatgaagaatttgaatgaGTCAGAGTTGATTGTACTCAAagattcattcaatcaattcaCTATTTATATCAGAATATTGTTTATAATATTGACGTTGTTATTGTTACTATGGGAATTAATGTTAATTGCTACGGTTGtatattttcacaatatgCCTCAGAAATTGATCGCTGCTTTAATCGCTGTTTGTAATTGGTTCATTACATATCacatttggttttattgcgaCCTATCTCCCGGTCGTCCCGGTGATTTAGGCATCAGATatcaacatatcaaataa